A DNA window from Sphingopyxis macrogoltabida contains the following coding sequences:
- the leuC gene encoding 3-isopropylmalate dehydratase large subunit, whose protein sequence is MSAPKTLYDKIVDEHRILSFDESGGAGERLLLYIDRTVLNEYTSPQAFSGLRAAGRTPWRPSASLGVVDHVNSTNPDREAGQLDDGARRQIEYLGENGRDFGIEIFDLFDPRQGIEHVVMPELGLVLPGMVIAAGDSHSTTYGAFGVVGFGIGTSDIEHLLATQTLVYRRLKTMRITVDGTLAPGVTAKDLIMEVIRRIGADGAAGHAVEFAGDAIAALGVEARMTICNMAVECGARVALMAPDDKVAAYIEGCPRAPSAELFARARIEWDALRSDPGARFDKEISLSAGDIPPMVSWGTSPDQSLAITGRVPDPDDLPPERRADAVRAMAYMGLAPNMALQEIAIDRAFIGSCTNARLSDLRDAAEILRGRKVAPGVRAMISPGSSHVRSLAEAEGIDRVFTDAGFEWRRSGCSLCLAMNDDSLAPGERCASSTNRNFEGRQGIGGRTHLMSPAMVAAAAVTGRLADVRTLAAAEPAR, encoded by the coding sequence ATGTCGGCGCCCAAAACGCTCTACGACAAGATCGTCGACGAACATCGCATATTATCTTTCGACGAATCCGGCGGCGCTGGCGAACGATTGTTGCTCTATATCGATAGAACGGTGCTCAACGAATATACAAGCCCCCAAGCGTTCAGCGGCCTCCGCGCCGCCGGGCGAACCCCGTGGCGGCCGTCGGCATCGCTGGGCGTGGTCGATCATGTCAATTCGACGAACCCGGATCGCGAGGCAGGACAACTCGACGACGGCGCGCGCCGCCAGATCGAATATCTGGGCGAAAACGGCCGCGATTTCGGCATCGAGATCTTCGATCTTTTCGACCCGCGGCAGGGGATCGAGCATGTCGTGATGCCCGAACTGGGGCTGGTGCTGCCGGGCATGGTGATTGCGGCGGGCGACAGCCATTCGACGACCTACGGCGCGTTCGGGGTGGTCGGCTTCGGCATCGGCACCTCGGATATCGAGCATCTGCTCGCGACCCAGACGCTCGTCTACCGGCGGCTCAAGACGATGCGGATCACCGTCGACGGGACGCTGGCCCCGGGCGTGACGGCAAAGGACCTGATCATGGAGGTCATCCGGCGGATCGGTGCCGACGGCGCCGCGGGACATGCCGTGGAATTTGCAGGCGATGCGATCGCGGCGCTGGGCGTCGAGGCGCGCATGACGATCTGCAACATGGCGGTCGAATGCGGCGCGCGCGTTGCGCTGATGGCGCCCGACGACAAGGTGGCGGCCTATATCGAGGGCTGTCCGCGCGCGCCGTCGGCCGAGCTGTTCGCGCGGGCGCGTATCGAATGGGACGCGCTGCGCAGCGACCCGGGCGCCCGCTTCGACAAGGAGATTTCGCTGAGTGCCGGCGATATCCCGCCGATGGTAAGCTGGGGCACCAGCCCCGACCAGTCGCTCGCGATCACCGGCCGGGTTCCCGATCCGGACGATCTGCCGCCCGAACGCCGAGCCGACGCGGTGCGTGCAATGGCCTATATGGGCCTCGCGCCGAACATGGCGCTGCAGGAGATCGCGATCGATCGCGCTTTCATCGGATCGTGCACGAATGCCCGCCTGTCGGATCTTCGCGACGCGGCGGAAATCTTGCGGGGTCGCAAGGTGGCGCCCGGCGTGCGGGCGATGATTTCGCCGGGCAGCAGCCATGTGCGCAGCCTTGCCGAAGCCGAAGGCATCGACCGCGTCTTCACCGACGCGGGCTTCGAGTGGCGACGGTCGGGCTGCTCGCTGTGCCTCGCGATGAACGACGACAGCCTTGCGCCCGGGGAACGATGCGCGTCGAGCACCAATCGCAATTTCGAAGGGCGGCAGGGGATCGGCGGACGCACCCACCTGATGAGCCCGGCGATGGTCGCCGCGGCGGCGGTCACCGGGCGGCTTGCCGACGTGCGGACGCTCGCCGCGGCGGAGCCCGCCCGATGA
- the leuD gene encoding 3-isopropylmalate dehydratase small subunit, whose translation MKGFVRETGRVAAMPGANIDTDVIMPKAFLKGIDRSGLAVGLFHDLRFDETGAVRSDFILNRPDMADTRFLLVGPNFGCGSSREHAVWGMLQYGIRGIIGSSYGAIFADNAANNGLLLLSLPVAEVAALAAQLEDGAGDMTIDLEAQRIETGAQATGFDIDPATRRALMLGLDRIGETLTHADRIRTFEEAYLARKPWLMDAGSDERIS comes from the coding sequence ATGAAGGGGTTCGTCCGCGAAACGGGACGCGTGGCGGCGATGCCCGGCGCCAATATCGATACCGACGTGATCATGCCGAAAGCCTTTCTGAAAGGCATCGACCGGTCGGGGCTTGCGGTGGGGCTTTTCCACGACCTGCGTTTCGACGAAACCGGCGCGGTGCGGAGCGACTTCATCCTCAACCGTCCCGATATGGCGGACACCCGCTTTCTGCTCGTCGGACCCAATTTCGGCTGCGGATCGTCGCGCGAGCATGCGGTGTGGGGCATGCTGCAATATGGCATCAGGGGGATTATCGGCTCGTCATACGGCGCGATCTTTGCCGACAATGCGGCGAACAACGGATTGCTCCTGCTGTCGTTGCCCGTCGCGGAGGTCGCAGCACTGGCGGCGCAACTCGAAGACGGGGCGGGGGATATGACGATCGATCTCGAAGCGCAACGGATCGAGACGGGCGCGCAAGCGACCGGTTTCGACATCGACCCTGCCACGCGACGCGCGCTGATGCTCGGACTCGACCGGATCGGCGAGACACTGACCCACGCCGATCGCATCCGGACGTTCGAGGAGGCCTATCTCGCGCGCAAGCCATGGCTTATGGATGCGGGAAGCGATGAGCGCATATCCTGA
- a CDS encoding alpha/beta fold hydrolase, translated as MSAYPEYPDLLPGFRWQDIDAGGVRIRAAVGGAGPPLLLLHGHPQTHLTWHKVAPVLAKRFTVVATDLRGYGDSEKLPGDADHRNYSKRAMAADQVAVMAALGFERFDVVAHDRGARVAHRMALDHPDRVGRLVLLDIAPTATMYAETNREFATRYFWWFFLIQPFDLPERMIAADPDHFLDRHLAGQIKIDGSLDPRVVAEYRRCYRDPATRHAICEDYRAAAGIDLDHDAADADRLIEAPLLLLWGGLGTVGSLFDVLESWRPKARSVRGRALPCGHSPQEEVPDLLLAELDAFFAA; from the coding sequence ATGAGCGCATATCCTGAATATCCTGACCTGTTGCCCGGCTTTCGCTGGCAGGACATTGACGCCGGCGGGGTCCGCATCCGCGCTGCCGTGGGCGGGGCGGGGCCGCCGCTGCTGTTGCTGCACGGGCATCCGCAAACGCACCTGACGTGGCACAAGGTCGCACCGGTTCTCGCCAAGCGCTTCACCGTCGTCGCGACCGATCTCCGCGGCTATGGCGACAGCGAAAAGCTCCCCGGCGATGCCGACCATCGCAACTATTCGAAGCGGGCGATGGCGGCCGATCAGGTTGCGGTGATGGCGGCGCTCGGTTTCGAACGGTTCGACGTTGTCGCGCATGATCGCGGCGCACGCGTCGCGCACCGGATGGCGCTCGACCATCCGGACCGCGTCGGGCGGCTCGTGCTGCTCGATATCGCGCCGACGGCGACGATGTATGCCGAGACCAACCGCGAGTTCGCGACCCGCTATTTCTGGTGGTTCTTCCTGATCCAGCCTTTCGACCTGCCCGAACGGATGATCGCCGCCGACCCCGATCATTTTCTCGACCGTCATCTGGCCGGTCAGATCAAGATCGACGGCTCGCTCGACCCGCGCGTCGTCGCCGAATATCGCCGCTGCTACCGCGATCCCGCGACCCGCCACGCGATCTGCGAGGATTATCGGGCGGCGGCGGGCATCGACCTCGACCATGATGCCGCCGATGCCGATCGGCTGATCGAGGCGCCACTGCTCCTCCTTTGGGGCGGCCTCGGCACGGTGGGCAGCCTGTTCGACGTGCTCGAAAGCTGGCGGCCGAAGGCGCGCAGCGTGCGCGGCCGCGCCCTGCCATGCGGCCATAGCCCGCAGGAAGAGGTGCCCGACTTGCTGCTGGCCGAGCTCGACGCCTTTTTCGCCGCCTGA
- a CDS encoding pyridoxal phosphate-dependent aminotransferase, producing MRYVRMPIEVESPEEYGYGNIRFNLSESSIADQSLGSLGLTIPDLTLLYGEHRGSPALRELVVADEPTLTADDVLIAGGAAGALFIIATALLGPDDHLVVVRPNYATNLETPRAIGCPISFVDLTFEDGFTLDVERLAAAVTPRTRLISITCPHNPTGVTVSEEELRRIARFAAERGCLLLVDETYRDLSLTGKLPMAATRGKHVISVSSLSKAYGVPGIRVGWIVNTDPGLQEVFLAAKEQISICGSVINEWVAEQILQRRDAFLTPTLAEWRRRLDRIAAWIDGEELLEWVRPSGGVVCFPRMKADPPGGTEGFYRRLLEDHGTYVGPGHWFEMSDRYFRLGYGWPTAEELEGGLAGISAALRGS from the coding sequence ATGCGCTATGTCCGAATGCCGATCGAAGTCGAATCTCCCGAAGAATATGGATATGGCAATATCCGCTTCAATCTGTCCGAAAGTTCGATCGCCGATCAGTCGCTCGGCAGCCTCGGCCTGACCATCCCCGATCTGACCCTGCTCTATGGCGAACATCGCGGCAGCCCGGCGCTGCGCGAACTGGTCGTCGCCGACGAACCGACGCTGACCGCCGACGATGTCCTAATCGCGGGCGGCGCGGCCGGCGCCCTGTTCATCATTGCCACCGCCTTGCTCGGCCCCGACGATCATCTGGTCGTGGTCCGGCCGAACTATGCCACGAACCTCGAAACGCCGCGCGCCATCGGATGCCCGATATCCTTCGTCGACCTGACGTTCGAGGATGGCTTTACCCTCGATGTCGAACGGCTGGCGGCCGCCGTCACGCCGCGCACCCGGCTGATCAGCATCACCTGCCCGCATAACCCGACGGGCGTGACAGTCAGCGAAGAGGAATTGCGCCGGATCGCCCGGTTCGCCGCCGAGCGCGGCTGCCTGTTACTGGTCGACGAAACCTATCGCGACCTGTCGCTGACCGGCAAACTGCCGATGGCGGCGACGCGCGGCAAGCATGTCATCAGCGTGTCCTCGCTGTCGAAAGCCTATGGCGTCCCCGGCATCCGGGTCGGCTGGATCGTCAACACCGATCCCGGGCTGCAGGAGGTTTTTCTCGCCGCCAAGGAACAGATCAGCATCTGCGGCAGCGTGATCAACGAATGGGTCGCCGAACAGATATTGCAGCGCCGCGACGCCTTCCTCACACCGACGCTGGCCGAATGGCGGCGACGCCTCGACCGGATCGCTGCGTGGATCGACGGAGAGGAACTGCTCGAATGGGTTCGTCCCTCGGGCGGCGTCGTGTGCTTCCCCCGTATGAAAGCCGATCCGCCGGGCGGCACCGAGGGATTCTACCGGCGGCTGCTCGAGGATCATGGCACTTATGTCGGGCCGGGGCATTGGTTCGAAATGTCCGACCGCTATTTCCGGCTCGGCTATGGCTGGCCGACCGCTGAGGAACTCGAGGGCGGACTGGCGGGGATTTCGGCCGCTTTGCGCGGGTCCTGA
- a CDS encoding helix-turn-helix transcriptional regulator has protein sequence MSIEPVVSDIIAAIGEPDFAAVTAGTLCALAEFDLAAVVVHRPRSRSRILHENFGAIGHRAGLDTYARKTCRFNPMLRGASSGAMRARDYRGRFADIPETMRPHLIETPHEELGFRTVGWPERQEEIGVYFPGWGGTIEIGLYRERSRRPAHARLLRALGELAGPVGTAFERHRILAPAPRPAASGWPARTGVLSTREDEICRLLLAGCSSDAIALRLSLSRHTVKDHRKNIFRKLGISALAELFALAR, from the coding sequence ATGAGCATCGAACCCGTTGTGTCGGATATCATCGCCGCCATCGGCGAACCCGATTTTGCCGCTGTCACGGCCGGCACCCTCTGCGCTCTCGCCGAATTCGACCTTGCGGCCGTCGTCGTGCATCGGCCGCGCAGCCGGTCGCGCATCCTCCACGAAAATTTCGGCGCAATCGGCCATCGTGCCGGGCTCGACACCTATGCGCGCAAGACCTGCCGGTTCAACCCGATGCTTCGCGGCGCCAGCAGCGGCGCCATGCGCGCACGCGACTATCGCGGGCGCTTCGCCGACATTCCGGAGACCATGCGGCCGCACCTGATAGAGACGCCGCACGAGGAACTGGGATTTCGGACCGTCGGCTGGCCCGAGCGACAGGAGGAAATCGGCGTCTATTTCCCTGGCTGGGGCGGCACGATCGAGATCGGCCTGTACCGCGAGCGCAGCCGCCGGCCGGCGCACGCTCGACTGCTGCGGGCGCTGGGCGAACTGGCGGGACCCGTCGGCACCGCGTTCGAGCGCCACCGCATCCTCGCGCCGGCGCCGCGACCGGCGGCGAGCGGCTGGCCGGCACGGACCGGCGTCCTTTCCACCCGCGAGGACGAGATTTGCCGGCTTCTCCTCGCGGGCTGCTCCAGCGATGCGATCGCGCTGCGGCTGTCGCTCAGCCGGCATACGGTCAAGGATCACCGCAAGAATATCTTCCGGAAACTCGGGATCAGCGCCTTGGCGGAATTGTTCGCGCTGGCGCGGTGA
- a CDS encoding helix-turn-helix domain-containing protein, with protein sequence MNDARPATGERGDVLAHVSSNLRRLRRTSGLSQGALAEASGLSRRMIVNLESGDTNVSLSSLDKLADALGVDFVSMIADPAASSQRIDAVGWRGAGAESKGVLLGSAPAGREAQLWQWSLAVGERYQAEPDPAGWHEMVSVAEGRLRIEKEDGIVTVEAGDFAIYSSAQSYAYANAGSAVVRFLRVVVS encoded by the coding sequence ATGAATGACGCGCGCCCGGCGACGGGGGAGCGCGGCGATGTGCTGGCGCATGTCTCAAGCAATCTGCGCCGGCTGCGGCGGACGTCCGGCTTGAGCCAAGGCGCGTTGGCCGAAGCATCGGGCCTGAGCCGGCGCATGATCGTCAACCTCGAGAGCGGCGACACCAATGTCAGCCTGTCGAGCCTCGACAAGCTTGCCGACGCGTTGGGGGTCGATTTCGTTTCGATGATCGCAGACCCGGCGGCGAGCAGCCAGCGCATCGACGCCGTCGGCTGGCGCGGCGCCGGGGCGGAGAGCAAGGGCGTGCTGCTCGGCAGCGCGCCGGCGGGACGCGAGGCCCAGCTCTGGCAATGGTCGCTTGCGGTCGGCGAGCGCTATCAGGCCGAGCCCGATCCGGCCGGATGGCATGAGATGGTGTCGGTCGCCGAAGGACGGCTGCGCATCGAGAAGGAGGATGGCATCGTCACCGTCGAGGCCGGCGATTTCGCCATCTACAGCAGCGCACAAAGCTATGCTTATGCCAATGCGGGCAGTGCGGTTGTCCGCTTCCTGCGTGTGGTCGTCAGCTAA
- a CDS encoding aminotransferase codes for MKIREFAVEMWMNRYELQCELNLAETCVESLTVAELLAMAGRTETILSELLPLKLTYGAIEGSDRLRGLIAGMTETAQRENVLVTHGAIGANALVHQTLVEPGDRVISVLPTYQQHYSIPESYGADVRILRLREENGFLPDLDELRALATPGTRLIAINNPNNPTGSVMDRAMLKEIVAIARECGAWLLCDEVYRGTGQDGDGMTTSIFDLYERGISTGSMSKSFSLAGLRLGWIIAPVDLVHPITVHRDYNTISVGMIDDHLAAVALEVRDAILARSRSISRTNLAILADWVEREPLIDWIKPRGGTTAMLKYDLPVPSEAFCLDLLEKTGVMMTPGSAFDMEGYVRIGYCNNEAVLREGLARMSDYLAQQGVCADE; via the coding sequence ATGAAAATCCGTGAGTTCGCCGTCGAAATGTGGATGAACCGCTATGAGCTCCAGTGCGAGCTCAACCTTGCCGAGACGTGCGTCGAGTCGTTGACGGTTGCCGAACTGCTCGCAATGGCGGGGCGGACCGAGACCATCCTCTCCGAATTGCTGCCGCTGAAGCTGACCTATGGCGCCATCGAGGGCAGCGACCGGCTGCGCGGCCTGATCGCCGGCATGACCGAGACGGCGCAGCGCGAAAATGTCCTCGTGACGCACGGCGCCATCGGGGCCAACGCGCTGGTTCACCAGACGCTGGTCGAACCCGGCGACCGCGTCATCTCGGTCCTGCCGACCTATCAGCAACATTATTCGATTCCCGAAAGCTATGGCGCCGACGTCCGGATCCTGCGGCTGCGCGAGGAGAATGGCTTCCTTCCCGATCTGGATGAACTGCGCGCGCTTGCGACGCCCGGCACGCGCCTGATCGCCATCAACAATCCGAACAATCCTACCGGTTCGGTGATGGACCGCGCCATGCTCAAGGAGATCGTCGCGATCGCCCGCGAATGCGGCGCCTGGCTGCTCTGCGACGAAGTCTATCGCGGCACCGGACAGGACGGCGACGGGATGACGACGTCGATTTTCGACCTCTACGAGCGCGGGATCAGCACCGGCAGCATGTCCAAATCCTTCTCGCTGGCAGGCCTGCGACTGGGCTGGATCATTGCCCCGGTCGACCTTGTCCACCCGATCACCGTCCACCGCGACTATAATACAATCAGCGTCGGGATGATCGACGACCACCTCGCCGCGGTCGCCCTCGAAGTGCGCGATGCGATCCTCGCCCGCTCGCGGTCCATAAGCCGGACGAACCTTGCCATCCTTGCCGACTGGGTGGAGCGCGAACCGCTGATCGACTGGATCAAGCCGCGTGGCGGCACCACCGCGATGCTCAAATACGACCTGCCGGTTCCGTCGGAAGCCTTTTGCCTCGACCTGCTCGAAAAGACCGGCGTCATGATGACGCCGGGCAGCGCGTTCGACATGGAAGGATATGTCCGGATCGGATATTGCAACAACGAGGCGGTATTGCGGGAAGGACTGGCACGCATGTCGGATTATCTGGCCCAACAGGGCGTGTGCGCCGATGAATGA
- a CDS encoding ornithine cyclodeaminase family protein: MSTLPLVIDDRAVAAALETIDVPAELAVMFAGLANGRAAQPPQTLTLFPDGMGDFIAYLGALADRAVFGAKLSPYLPREEGALVTAWTVILSMETGAPLLLCDAKRLTTERTAGTTALAVDLLARPDARSLAVIGTGPVGIAHLRHVGPLRDWARVTLCSPGATGRQDLPRTLDSGCPVIVETDPGRAIADADVILLCTSSGAPVIDVDRAKADALITSISTNAADAHEIDPAALAAMEVYCDYAPTAPLSAGEMKLAIAAGLWSADALRGDLPALMVGRAPQPTGSKRIFFRSIGLGLEDVALADAVHRATRKE; the protein is encoded by the coding sequence ATGTCCACGCTTCCGCTCGTTATCGACGATCGCGCCGTCGCGGCTGCGCTTGAGACGATCGACGTCCCCGCCGAGCTCGCCGTCATGTTCGCCGGCCTCGCCAACGGGCGCGCGGCCCAGCCGCCGCAGACGCTCACCCTGTTTCCGGACGGGATGGGAGACTTCATTGCCTATCTCGGCGCGCTGGCCGACCGTGCCGTGTTCGGCGCCAAGCTGTCCCCCTATCTGCCGCGCGAGGAAGGCGCGCTGGTGACCGCGTGGACGGTGATCCTGTCGATGGAGACGGGAGCGCCGCTGCTGCTTTGCGACGCCAAGCGGCTGACCACCGAACGCACCGCCGGCACGACCGCGCTGGCGGTCGATCTGCTGGCGAGGCCCGACGCCCGCTCGCTCGCGGTGATCGGGACGGGCCCGGTCGGCATTGCCCACCTGCGCCACGTCGGGCCGCTCCGCGACTGGGCCCGTGTGACCTTATGCTCGCCGGGCGCGACCGGGCGGCAGGACCTGCCCCGCACGCTCGACAGCGGATGCCCGGTCATAGTGGAGACCGATCCCGGCCGCGCCATCGCCGACGCCGACGTCATCCTGCTCTGCACCTCTTCGGGCGCGCCGGTGATCGACGTCGATCGAGCAAAGGCCGACGCGCTCATCACCTCGATCAGTACCAACGCCGCCGACGCGCACGAGATCGACCCCGCGGCGCTCGCAGCGATGGAAGTCTATTGCGACTATGCGCCCACTGCCCCGCTGTCGGCCGGCGAGATGAAGCTGGCGATCGCGGCGGGCCTATGGTCGGCCGACGCGCTGCGCGGCGACCTCCCCGCGCTCATGGTCGGCAGGGCGCCGCAGCCGACGGGCAGCAAGCGTATCTTTTTCCGCTCGATCGGCCTCGGCCTTGAAGATGTCGCGCTCGCCGATGCGGTGCACCGTGCAACCAGGAAGGAATAA
- a CDS encoding MurR/RpiR family transcriptional regulator, translating into MNTKSGAGLTEMIEDKIATLSDAERVVANFLLSDRQNIPFETAVSVAQKVGVSPVTVGRFCRRVGFRNFRELKAALRYDIGSEPWPSSTPRGAAGGSEALLKRDRDMVIAAISEVYQLAGTAEWNAIVSILDSSEEVLVAGFQTERGIAEHFAHTLQYVRPGVRMADLAAGSFADILTESGRGKCVVIVEIRRYSRQAKLLAERAAAAGFTIVIVTDKFCHWAKEYTPHVLALPDESALFFATLVPMVAALTLLVQEVVLRRGDAAKPRLDLVSELYQEFTGHVGQKRSRNNREEPDTSS; encoded by the coding sequence ATGAACACCAAGAGCGGCGCTGGCCTGACCGAAATGATCGAGGACAAGATCGCGACGCTGAGCGACGCCGAACGCGTCGTCGCCAACTTCCTTCTTTCCGACCGGCAGAATATTCCGTTCGAGACCGCGGTCTCGGTCGCCCAGAAGGTCGGCGTAAGCCCGGTCACGGTCGGCCGCTTCTGCCGCCGTGTCGGCTTCCGCAATTTCCGCGAACTGAAGGCCGCGCTGCGGTACGATATCGGTTCCGAGCCGTGGCCGTCGTCCACCCCGCGCGGCGCGGCGGGCGGGAGCGAGGCCTTGCTGAAGCGCGACCGCGACATGGTGATCGCGGCGATCAGCGAGGTCTACCAGCTGGCGGGCACCGCCGAATGGAATGCGATCGTCTCCATCCTCGATTCGAGCGAAGAGGTGCTGGTCGCGGGTTTCCAGACCGAGCGCGGCATCGCCGAGCATTTTGCCCACACGCTGCAATATGTGCGCCCCGGCGTCCGGATGGCCGATCTGGCCGCGGGTAGTTTCGCCGACATCCTCACCGAAAGCGGCCGCGGAAAATGCGTCGTCATCGTCGAGATCCGCCGCTACTCGCGCCAGGCGAAGCTGCTCGCCGAGCGGGCGGCGGCGGCGGGTTTCACGATCGTCATCGTCACCGACAAATTCTGCCACTGGGCCAAGGAATATACGCCGCACGTCCTTGCGCTGCCCGACGAAAGCGCACTGTTCTTCGCGACGCTCGTCCCGATGGTCGCGGCCTTGACCCTGCTCGTGCAGGAGGTGGTGCTGCGCCGCGGCGACGCCGCCAAGCCCCGGCTCGATCTGGTATCCGAACTCTATCAGGAGTTCACCGGGCATGTCGGCCAGAAGCGCAGCCGCAACAACCGCGAAGAGCCCGACACATCCTCCTGA
- a CDS encoding N-acyl-D-amino-acid deacylase family protein: MRWKTLLALGLAVSTATNCYAATLIRSATVANGRDAETSLADVRIDGDRIVAVGVLTPQKGDVVVDGRGLVLAPGFIDTHSHHDEKLGEHLDATQLLAQGVTTVVFGQDGGSEFPVAKLFAEREAHPAAVNIASYSGHGTLRGEVLGSDYKREATPAEVDRMRALLDADMRAGALGLSTGLEYDPAIYSSHAEVLALASEAAKFGGRYISHMRSEDRELWAALDELITIGRETGMPVQVSHAKLGMTDWWGQADRYLAKLDAARAEGIDASLDIYPYPYWQSTLTVLWPERDFDNRATAEFVLGHLAPPEGLLISADSGDASHVGKTVAQIAAERGEDPVTTVISLIRAARAKDGDISVIGTSMDEGDIAKLIAWPHANISSDGAFEDLHPRGAGPFAKILRVYVREKKLLSLGEAIRKMSSLAARHMGIADRGEIRVGAIADLVLFDPDAIRDNATTENPGAVATGMRRVWVNGVLSFVDGKATGERPGRVVRRGHSTPWPAAGKRSD, translated from the coding sequence ATGCGCTGGAAGACTCTGCTCGCCCTCGGCCTTGCCGTATCGACGGCAACCAATTGCTACGCTGCGACCTTGATCCGGTCGGCGACGGTGGCCAACGGCCGCGATGCCGAAACCTCGCTGGCCGATGTGCGTATCGACGGCGACCGCATCGTCGCAGTCGGCGTGCTGACCCCGCAGAAGGGCGATGTCGTCGTTGATGGCCGCGGCCTCGTCCTCGCGCCGGGCTTCATCGATACCCACAGCCATCATGACGAGAAACTCGGCGAGCATCTCGATGCGACGCAACTGCTCGCGCAGGGGGTGACGACGGTCGTATTCGGGCAGGACGGCGGCTCCGAGTTCCCAGTCGCGAAGCTGTTCGCCGAGCGCGAGGCGCATCCGGCCGCCGTCAACATCGCCTCCTATTCCGGCCACGGAACGTTGCGCGGCGAGGTTCTCGGGTCCGACTACAAGCGCGAGGCGACGCCGGCCGAGGTCGACCGCATGCGCGCGCTGCTCGACGCCGACATGCGCGCCGGCGCGCTCGGGCTCTCGACCGGGCTCGAATATGATCCCGCAATCTATTCCTCGCACGCCGAAGTGCTCGCCCTCGCATCCGAAGCCGCCAAATTCGGCGGACGCTATATCAGCCATATGCGCAGCGAGGATCGCGAGCTCTGGGCGGCGCTCGACGAGCTGATCACGATCGGCCGCGAGACGGGCATGCCGGTGCAAGTGAGCCACGCCAAGCTCGGGATGACCGACTGGTGGGGACAGGCCGACCGCTACCTCGCAAAGCTAGATGCCGCGCGGGCCGAAGGGATCGACGCGTCGCTCGACATTTACCCCTATCCCTATTGGCAGTCGACGCTGACCGTCCTCTGGCCCGAGCGCGATTTCGACAATCGCGCGACGGCCGAGTTCGTCCTCGGCCATCTGGCGCCGCCCGAAGGGCTGCTGATCTCGGCCGACAGCGGCGACGCGTCGCACGTCGGCAAGACGGTGGCGCAGATCGCGGCCGAGCGCGGAGAAGATCCGGTCACCACCGTCATTTCGCTCATCCGCGCGGCGCGCGCCAAGGACGGCGATATCAGCGTCATCGGTACCAGCATGGACGAGGGCGATATCGCGAAGCTGATCGCGTGGCCGCATGCCAATATCTCGTCCGACGGCGCCTTCGAGGATCTGCATCCGCGCGGCGCCGGGCCGTTCGCCAAGATATTGCGCGTCTATGTCCGCGAAAAGAAGCTGCTGAGCCTCGGCGAGGCGATCAGGAAGATGAGTTCGCTGGCGGCGCGGCACATGGGTATCGCCGATCGCGGCGAAATCCGCGTCGGCGCCATCGCCGATCTCGTCCTTTTCGATCCCGACGCCATTCGCGACAATGCGACCACGGAAAACCCCGGCGCGGTCGCCACCGGCATGCGCCGCGTCTGGGTCAACGGCGTTCTCAGCTTCGTCGACGGCAAGGCGACGGGCGAACGGCCCGGCCGCGTCGTCCGCCGCGGCCATTCGACGCCCTGGCCGGCCGCCGGAAAGCGCTCCGACTGA